The DNA region TGGTCTTCTTGACTTTTGGGGAGCAGGGTTTGGACACCTTGACGGTTGTTTGACACTCTGCGTTGAACAGCGCTCGCTTCAGCGTTCCTGACCGGTTCTTAGTGTTGGTGTCGGCGTCGCAGGATCCCCACGGGCCGAACTTGTACTTGCAGTCACCTGGAGGAAATACGCGACATTTAAACCTTTAATACACCGGTGAGTTTCAGCATTTGTACcatcacactgaaaacactgtcCACATGTGTTTCTGATCATGTCAAGTGTGACTTTGCCAAACCAAACCTGAACACATGCTCCTTGTCAAAGTCTAATTCACTCCATAAATGAGGCCTCACCTTTCAAATTAACACCATGAACACAAACCAGTAACTTTAAAGGAGCAGTTCATCCTAAAATGGTCTAACTGGACGTTCAAACACAGGATAGATTACCATTCAAAGACTCTTTCTACAGctcaaaacaacattaaatgtcCATCAGATGAGTCCAATATCAAAAGGACATAGTGTGCAGTTTCTGCAATGACCACTAGAAGTTGGCTCCAAAAACCTTAACATATAACATAACGTATTGGTGGTTATTTAACTTGCCTTTaactgaaatgtgattttaaatatattcactTTCAAAACTTTACATACAAAATGAACTCAATAAAATTCAAGTGTTGCGACAAGCGACTCTCACTGCGGGTCTCTTTTCATTTAATACGGTTTAATTTGGATCTCAGACTGAGAGTCTTTGGATATTTTTTCTGGTCAACGTTGTGTTTTATCTTTGAGATCTGTTaaacatatttcacaggataacCGACTAAAGACTTTGATGATACGACAGATGTCCACTTCATTAAAAAGTAACCTAGCCCTTCATAAATGTCTTCTTCAAACTCGTTTGACTGAATGCATCAAAGACTgaggaaaaatatataaaatgattttgaatCAAGActtcaaaatacaaaattgtgcacacaaattaattatttaattattcaaaTTGACCAAATTCAAATGAGTCAAAATAAATTGGCCAAATATACAGTACTTTCATGTTCTTCTCCCTTAAAACCCAGCGGACATCAACAGTGTGCGTTCATCAAACTGCTCTTAGTTCCTAAAAGATTCATTTTGAAGGTTTTTACTTGACTACATCAGTAAAATGGTCCAGTGTTATTCAGATGTGTTTGCTGGTGTTAGCTGAGTCTTACTGATGTCCTTCTTCCAGTTGCAGGGGATCTTGCAGTGGATCTTGTCGGTACGATCTTTGCAGGTGGCCTCCCTCAGACCGTCTCCACAGTCTCCATGATCTGGTACACATTTCCCGTACTGAGTCTCTGCAGTGGAGCACTCTGAGGCGGTTCGGGATTTATCATGTTTACCACCTGGTGGAACAGAGAGTCGCAGCTTCTGTCAGAATAAAACTTAACAATACCTGGTGTATTAGACTGCAGACCTTTAACAGGAAAATACACTCGGAAAGGGACAATGTTTCAGAAGAGCCCCTCCAGACTCAGTCtctacttacttacttattacTCTACTTTAATATTAATGTCTTTCTGATGTgctttttccacaaaaaaagtaaaaatgtaaaaatccagAGTCTCTGAATCTGTAAATATTGTTGATTTCTAAAGTTTAACAGCTGGACACAAGACGTCACTGCAAAGTCTCAGTGTTTGTGACTTCAAGTTTCATACTGGGCCCTGATTGgttccaaactagttgtgatgtcataaaTTGTGCAGGTACATCCAGGtgttaaactgaaaatgtttcattaacattttcattataaacACTTGTCATACCTCATAAAATGCTGTAAGCTACAACTTCAgccatgtgttgttttttggcttatatttgtttacattttgtcaaattatTCCCATTAAAGTAAACTGGattagctgttagcagctcctgcagtgcacccatggatgtacagacaactataAATGGATTAcgtaaaaacatgatgattctcgGGCAAGTTCTGAAGCTATAAGGCcctttttctatgatttctaagaGGATGTAGGGATGTGTATTCATAATGGCTGTCTGAGTTAGTGATGTCCTCATGAAGTGAATCTGAAAGTATGTGTATCATGTTTGCGTACTCAGATTTGAGTAATGACTCAGAGAAGGAGTGTGATTTTTGTGGCAATCAAGGGTTTTATGGGTTTTAACACAATACAACACCTAAGTACAAAAAAGGGAACACCACCTTAAGTTgattttcacaaaaataaaggtGTGTCTGTGCATTATGATAACATCAATAGTTGGATAAAATCTTATGTGAACAAGCATCAAAGACACAAAATTCCTGCGGAGATTTAAATATTAGCCTGAATCTGAGGAGCTCGTTTTAACGTCCCAGTAAAACCAGTTTACACATCCATGACATCCAGCCGAGGCTCATTGAGTTTGGTTTTGATTAGAATGTGACCAAGTTTTATCACTACAGGAAAAACTCGTTGTCTGTCTTTAACCTTCATGCAACAAGCTGTGCGTTCCTGCTGTCATgaaaggcatgctgggaaacgTGAAAATCAAACAGACGTAGACGACCAGGACGAGCGAATGTATGTAATGTTAATGcatgcatgttagcatttagctctgctgtgtgtaagtacagctgctagcatggctgcagactcacTCTAAAACAATACTGGGATCAGTCTGTAAAATATCCACCTAAGGTACGTTTTTATTGTAGAATGTAAGTCAGAAGAAACACGTCTGTTTTAGATTAGGTTTAAGTGAACTGACCCTGGTTTGAAACGGACTAGTAACTGATGCCTTTAGGAATTTAGAAAAACGATTTCACTCTTATTTCAAAGTCTCACCTTTGTGACCTTTGGCTCTTTTGTTGGCCGTGGT from Enoplosus armatus isolate fEnoArm2 chromosome 6, fEnoArm2.hap1, whole genome shotgun sequence includes:
- the mdkb gene encoding midkine b encodes the protein MRSLFSVTLLLLLALTLTTTANKRAKGHKGGKHDKSRTASECSTAETQYGKCVPDHGDCGDGLREATCKDRTDKIHCKIPCNWKKDISDCKYKFGPWGSCDADTNTKNRSGTLKRALFNAECQTTVKVSKPCSPKVKKTRGDKKSN